A stretch of Rhodoferax potami DNA encodes these proteins:
- a CDS encoding phytanoyl-CoA dioxygenase family protein, which translates to MRYTLPPETVHDYARFGAVVLRGVLTPPEVAQLERGIEHNLAHLSPLALVASQPEDPGRFVEDFCTWQHNPDYAAVMQHSALPFFAAQLMQSDIVRIYHDHLLVKEPGTRQPTPWHQDQPYYNVAGRQNVSFWIPVDPVPLASTLRFVAGSHAGTWYMPRTFRDQQAKWFPEGTLAELPAIDAKPEQFEQLAWALEPGDAVAFHMLALHASRGVGPGTRRRVFSARYLGDDARHAVRNWRTSPPFAGLADRLQDGAVMDDPLFPLIAIK; encoded by the coding sequence ATGCGCTACACCTTGCCGCCCGAGACTGTTCACGATTACGCGCGCTTTGGCGCGGTGGTGCTGCGCGGGGTGCTCACGCCCCCTGAGGTGGCGCAGCTGGAGCGCGGCATTGAGCACAACCTGGCTCACCTGAGTCCGCTCGCTTTGGTGGCCAGCCAGCCCGAAGACCCCGGCCGCTTTGTCGAAGACTTTTGCACCTGGCAGCACAACCCCGACTACGCCGCTGTCATGCAGCACAGCGCCTTGCCCTTTTTCGCCGCGCAGCTGATGCAGAGCGACATAGTGCGCATCTACCACGACCACCTGTTGGTCAAAGAGCCGGGCACCCGCCAGCCCACCCCCTGGCACCAAGACCAGCCTTACTACAACGTGGCAGGCCGGCAGAACGTGAGCTTCTGGATTCCGGTAGATCCCGTGCCCCTGGCGAGCACGCTGCGCTTTGTGGCCGGCTCACACGCCGGCACCTGGTACATGCCGCGCACCTTCCGCGATCAGCAGGCGAAGTGGTTCCCTGAGGGCACATTGGCCGAGCTGCCTGCCATCGATGCGAAGCCTGAGCAGTTTGAGCAACTTGCCTGGGCGCTGGAGCCGGGCGATGCGGTGGCCTTCCACATGCTGGCCCTGCACGCCAGCCGTGGGGTTGGGCCGGGCACGCGCCGCCGCGTGTTCTCTGCCCGCTACCTGGGCGACGATGCCCGCCACGCCGTGCGCAATTGGCGCACCTCGCCGCCCTTTGCCGGTTTGGCGGACCGCCTGCAGGATGGCGCGGTCATGGACGATCCGTTGTTCCCCTTGATTGCTATCAAATAA
- a CDS encoding acetyl-CoA hydrolase/transferase family protein, giving the protein MTHQQSYEHKRTSADQAIRQVRDGDTIIVPTGVGEPPSLLTALSEQRQSFRDVKVCQILAMRKYGYIDPATTEHVRHVAFFFGGATRAGGQEGWIDFIPNYFSEIPAQIERGQIAADVVFAMASPMDEHGFFALSLGADYTMAAVKKARAVVLEVNPHVPFAFGNCHVHISQVAALVESDAPVLEVGLPKIGPVQQAIGKYVADLIDDGSTLQIGYGGIPDAVVMQLTGKKDLGIHTEMIGDGIMTLVEAGAVTNRRKNFMPGKMVATFGLGSAKLYRFMHRNPGLEMHPVEFTNDPAIAGLNDNLVAINATLQIDFLGQCGSESLGYAPYSGTGGQSDFVRAANRSKGGKAFIVLPSTARDDTISRIVPSLSPCTHVTTSKNDINYVVTEYGVAQLRGKSMKQRTQALIAIAHPKFRDELTAQAKALKIL; this is encoded by the coding sequence ATGACGCACCAGCAGTCTTACGAACACAAGCGCACATCCGCCGACCAAGCCATCCGTCAGGTGCGTGATGGCGACACCATCATCGTCCCCACCGGTGTGGGTGAGCCCCCCAGTTTGCTCACCGCGCTGTCGGAGCAGCGGCAGAGCTTTCGCGATGTGAAGGTGTGCCAGATTCTGGCCATGCGCAAGTACGGCTACATCGACCCCGCCACCACCGAGCATGTGCGCCACGTGGCCTTTTTTTTCGGCGGGGCCACACGGGCCGGCGGGCAAGAGGGGTGGATTGATTTCATCCCCAACTACTTTTCCGAAATTCCAGCGCAAATCGAGCGGGGGCAGATCGCTGCGGATGTGGTTTTCGCCATGGCATCGCCTATGGATGAGCACGGCTTCTTTGCGTTAAGCCTGGGTGCGGACTACACCATGGCCGCTGTCAAAAAAGCCCGCGCCGTGGTGCTGGAGGTCAACCCCCACGTGCCCTTCGCCTTTGGTAACTGCCATGTGCACATCTCGCAGGTGGCGGCCTTGGTGGAGAGCGACGCCCCGGTACTTGAGGTGGGCCTGCCCAAGATCGGGCCTGTGCAGCAAGCCATCGGCAAATACGTGGCCGATTTGATTGACGATGGCTCCACCCTGCAGATCGGCTATGGCGGCATCCCCGACGCGGTGGTGATGCAGCTCACCGGCAAAAAAGACCTGGGCATCCACACCGAGATGATCGGCGACGGCATCATGACGCTGGTGGAGGCCGGCGCCGTGACCAACCGGCGCAAGAACTTCATGCCCGGCAAAATGGTGGCCACCTTCGGTCTGGGTTCGGCCAAGCTCTACCGCTTTATGCACCGCAACCCGGGGCTGGAGATGCACCCGGTCGAGTTTACCAACGACCCGGCCATTGCCGGTCTGAACGACAACCTGGTGGCCATCAACGCCACCTTGCAGATCGACTTTTTGGGCCAATGCGGCTCTGAGAGCCTGGGCTACGCGCCCTATTCGGGCACCGGCGGGCAGTCGGACTTTGTGCGCGCAGCCAACCGGTCCAAGGGGGGCAAGGCCTTCATCGTGCTGCCGTCCACCGCCAGGGACGACACCATCTCCCGCATCGTGCCCTCGCTGTCGCCATGCACCCATGTCACCACCAGCAAAAACGATATCAACTATGTGGTCACCGAGTACGGCGTGGCCCAGCTGCGCGGCAAGTCCATGAAGCAGCGCACGCAAGCGCTCATCGCCATTGCGCACCCCAAGTTCCGCGACGAGCTGACCGCGCAGGCCAAGGCACTCAAAATTCTTTGA
- a CDS encoding DnaJ C-terminal domain-containing protein: MNYVDYYAALGVPRDADLAAIKKAYRALARQHHPDVSKKPGSEEKFKNAALAYATLKDPEKRALYDQLERQNDGATMAPPARGFSGFDFGREMPDFAGMDLSDLLHAMGREQHAKAPRRPPGPQRGRDRESAVTLTLEQAAQGCTLALVIPATGGTREIEVQIPPGVHAGQRVRLRGQADPGTGGAAAGDLYLHVQWEPHPRFRVDGDDLYFDLTLAPWEAALGAEVSVETLSGAVLLTVPAGTSSGKHLRLRGRGMASGTKAAKAHGDMYAVVRIAVPPTTSAAERPLWEQLARESHFDPRPA, from the coding sequence ATGAACTACGTCGACTACTACGCTGCTCTGGGTGTTCCGCGCGATGCGGACTTGGCTGCCATCAAAAAAGCCTACCGCGCCTTGGCGCGCCAGCACCATCCGGATGTCTCCAAAAAACCCGGCTCGGAAGAGAAATTCAAAAACGCCGCGCTGGCCTATGCCACCCTCAAAGACCCCGAAAAGCGCGCCCTCTATGACCAACTAGAGCGCCAGAACGACGGTGCCACCATGGCCCCACCAGCGCGCGGATTCAGCGGCTTTGACTTTGGCCGGGAAATGCCCGACTTTGCGGGCATGGACCTCTCAGACCTGCTCCATGCCATGGGCCGGGAACAACACGCCAAAGCCCCCCGCAGACCCCCCGGGCCCCAGCGCGGCCGGGACCGTGAAAGTGCGGTCACGCTCACGCTGGAGCAAGCCGCACAAGGCTGCACGCTCGCGCTCGTGATTCCCGCAACCGGGGGCACGCGCGAGATCGAGGTGCAAATTCCGCCCGGTGTGCACGCCGGCCAGCGGGTGCGGCTGCGTGGCCAGGCAGACCCCGGCACGGGTGGCGCAGCCGCCGGGGATTTGTACTTGCATGTGCAATGGGAGCCGCACCCCCGCTTTCGGGTGGATGGGGATGACCTGTACTTCGACCTGACTCTGGCCCCCTGGGAGGCAGCCTTGGGCGCGGAGGTCAGCGTTGAAACGCTATCGGGCGCGGTGCTGCTGACTGTGCCCGCCGGCACCAGCAGCGGCAAACACTTGCGGCTGCGTGGCCGGGGCATGGCCAGCGGCACCAAGGCCGCCAAGGCCCATGGCGATATGTATGCCGTGGTGCGCATTGCGGTGCCGCCCACCACGAGTGCCGCCGAGCGCCCACTCTGGGAGCAACTGGCGCGAGAAAGCCACTTTGACCCGCGCCCTGCCTAG